In Holophagales bacterium, one DNA window encodes the following:
- a CDS encoding cupin domain-containing protein, producing the protein MSESGSRVVHWAPELWPELAVREYKSSGEGHCGVTRRLLVGEGDAGLASELRFFEVEAGGRTSFERHEHAHAVVVLAGRGHVRLGERREAIAPFDLVYVAPRTPHRFLADAGERLGFLCLVDRRRDRPEPVPEDGA; encoded by the coding sequence ATGAGCGAGTCGGGCTCGCGCGTCGTGCACTGGGCGCCGGAGCTCTGGCCGGAGCTCGCGGTGCGCGAATACAAGTCCAGCGGCGAGGGGCACTGCGGTGTCACCCGGCGCCTGCTGGTCGGCGAAGGGGACGCGGGGCTGGCGAGCGAGCTGCGCTTCTTCGAGGTCGAGGCCGGCGGCCGCACGAGCTTCGAGCGGCACGAGCATGCCCACGCCGTCGTCGTCCTCGCCGGTCGAGGGCACGTGCGCCTCGGCGAGCGGCGCGAAGCGATCGCGCCGTTCGATCTCGTCTACGTCGCGCCGCGCACGCCGCATCGCTTCCTCGCCGACGCGGGCGAGCGACTCGGTTTCCTCTGCCTCGTCGATCGCCGGCGCGATCGCCCCGAGCCGGTCCCCGAAGACGGCGCTTGA
- a CDS encoding O-acetylhomoserine aminocarboxypropyltransferase/cysteine synthase, whose product MSTETNRPYRYETLQVHAGQEPAPGTHARAVPIYQTTSYTFDDAAHGARLFALQQFGNIYTRIMNPTTDVFEKRIAALEGGVAAVATASGQAAQFLALATLAQAGDNLVSTSFLYGGTFNQFKVTLPRLGIDVRFVDGDSPEAFASAIDERTKAIYVETIGNPRFNVPDLAALAALAHAHGIPLVVDNTFGAAGYLARPIDHGADVVVASATKWIGGHGTSVGGVIVDSGRFDWGNGRFPLFTEPAAGYHGLSFWEVFGPSGPFGNIAFAIRARVEGLRDLGPCLSPFNSFLLLQGLETLSLRVQRHVDNALALAEWLERHPAVAWVSYPGLPSHPYHERAKRVLRHGFGGVLSFGIRGGAEAGSRFIESVELASHLANVGDAKTLVIHPASTTHQQLSEEEQRASGVTPDLVRVSVGIEHLEDIREDFEQAFAKAAVEVAA is encoded by the coding sequence ATGAGCACCGAGACGAATCGCCCCTACCGCTACGAGACGCTGCAGGTCCACGCCGGACAGGAGCCCGCGCCGGGGACGCACGCCCGCGCGGTGCCGATCTACCAGACGACCTCCTACACCTTCGACGACGCGGCGCACGGAGCGCGTCTCTTCGCACTGCAGCAGTTCGGCAACATCTACACGCGGATCATGAACCCGACGACCGACGTCTTCGAGAAGCGCATCGCCGCGCTCGAGGGCGGCGTCGCGGCGGTGGCCACGGCGTCGGGACAGGCGGCACAGTTCCTCGCGCTGGCGACGTTGGCCCAGGCGGGCGACAACCTCGTCTCGACGTCGTTCCTCTACGGCGGGACGTTCAACCAGTTCAAGGTGACGCTGCCGCGGCTCGGCATCGACGTGCGCTTCGTCGACGGCGACTCGCCCGAGGCGTTCGCGTCGGCGATCGACGAGCGCACCAAGGCGATCTATGTCGAGACGATCGGCAACCCGCGCTTCAACGTGCCGGATCTCGCGGCGCTCGCCGCGCTGGCGCACGCCCACGGGATTCCGCTGGTGGTCGACAACACCTTCGGGGCGGCGGGCTATCTCGCGCGTCCGATCGACCACGGCGCCGATGTCGTCGTGGCGTCGGCCACGAAGTGGATCGGCGGGCACGGAACCTCGGTCGGCGGTGTCATCGTCGATTCCGGTCGTTTCGACTGGGGCAACGGCAGGTTCCCCCTCTTCACCGAGCCCGCGGCCGGCTATCACGGGCTCTCGTTCTGGGAGGTTTTCGGGCCGAGCGGGCCGTTCGGCAACATCGCCTTCGCCATTCGCGCCCGCGTCGAAGGGCTGCGCGACCTCGGCCCGTGTCTGTCGCCGTTCAACTCGTTCCTCCTGCTGCAGGGGCTCGAAACGCTCTCGCTGCGCGTGCAGCGGCACGTCGACAACGCCCTGGCGCTTGCCGAGTGGCTCGAACGGCATCCGGCAGTCGCCTGGGTCTCCTACCCGGGTCTGCCCTCCCATCCGTACCACGAGCGCGCCAAGCGCGTGCTGCGCCACGGTTTCGGCGGCGTGCTCTCCTTCGGGATCCGCGGGGGAGCGGAGGCCGGAAGCCGCTTCATCGAATCGGTCGAGCTGGCGAGCCATCTCGCCAACGTCGGCGACGCCAAGACCCTGGTCATCCATCCGGCGTCGACGACGCATCAGCAGCTCTCCGAGGAGGAGCAGCGGGCGAGCGGGGTGACGCCCGACCTGGTGCGCGTCTCCGTCGGGATCGAGCACCTCGAGGACATTCGCGAGGACTTCGAACAGGCGTTCGCCAAGGCGGCGGTCGAGGTTGCGGCGTGA
- a CDS encoding SLC13 family permease, with amino-acid sequence MSSESWRNPIRPWPLALGLLAGLAAGLALALGDAELRAATGLRPALAAGVAATMAFWWLTEALPIHWTACVPLLAFPALSILGPSLAVNLRGTAMAYLDPYLFLFAGGMGIAAAMQRWDLHRRIALTVMRAIGTDPRHLLAGTLCATAFVSLWISNTATAAMMLPIALALVVQLESQVGGRRLASFGMALMLAVAYGSNIGGIGTKIGTAPNLQLAGFLGRMGTEVGFLQFLAIGLPFVVMLLPIAWWMLWRIGRRDELGQVGAREVIARELAELGPMARPERLVLVVFALAAAGWIASKQLTEIFAPRLSALFGGAKIGSAHLEGGIAMLAALALVLLRHRSEPVLSRRALATVPWESLLLLGGGFALAAGVQQSGLSGWLGGQLRIVSTMPPFSQVLLASLMTVALSAVASNTATVAVMLVVLRDAAAPAILPSVLFASTIAASCDFALPAGTPPNAIVFGSGYVRIPVMARTGVLLDLVAALLAAVWCYFAVPAVLGF; translated from the coding sequence ATGTCCTCGGAGAGCTGGCGCAACCCCATCCGGCCGTGGCCGCTCGCCCTCGGTCTGCTGGCGGGCCTGGCCGCCGGATTGGCGCTGGCGCTCGGCGATGCCGAGCTGCGGGCGGCGACGGGGCTGCGGCCGGCGCTGGCGGCGGGGGTCGCGGCGACGATGGCCTTCTGGTGGCTCACCGAGGCGTTGCCGATCCACTGGACGGCCTGTGTGCCGCTGCTCGCTTTCCCCGCGCTCTCGATCCTCGGCCCCAGCCTGGCGGTCAATCTGCGTGGCACGGCGATGGCCTATCTCGATCCGTACCTCTTCCTCTTCGCCGGCGGCATGGGGATCGCCGCGGCGATGCAGCGCTGGGATCTCCATCGACGAATCGCCCTGACGGTGATGCGGGCGATCGGCACCGACCCGCGCCATCTGCTCGCCGGCACGCTCTGCGCGACGGCGTTCGTCTCGCTCTGGATCAGCAACACGGCGACGGCGGCGATGATGCTGCCGATCGCCCTCGCCCTCGTCGTCCAGCTCGAGAGCCAGGTCGGCGGACGGCGACTCGCCTCCTTCGGCATGGCGTTGATGCTCGCCGTCGCCTACGGCTCGAACATCGGCGGCATCGGCACGAAGATCGGCACCGCACCGAATCTCCAGCTCGCCGGTTTCCTGGGGCGCATGGGCACCGAGGTCGGCTTTCTCCAGTTCCTCGCCATCGGATTGCCGTTCGTCGTGATGCTGCTGCCGATCGCGTGGTGGATGCTCTGGCGCATCGGCCGCCGCGACGAGCTCGGGCAGGTCGGCGCGCGCGAGGTCATCGCCCGCGAGCTCGCCGAGCTCGGGCCGATGGCGCGCCCCGAGAGGCTCGTGCTCGTCGTCTTCGCCCTCGCCGCCGCCGGATGGATCGCCAGCAAACAGTTGACCGAGATCTTCGCACCACGCCTCTCGGCCCTCTTCGGCGGCGCCAAGATCGGCTCGGCGCACCTCGAAGGCGGGATCGCCATGCTCGCCGCGTTGGCCCTGGTGCTCCTTCGCCACCGGAGTGAGCCGGTGCTCTCGCGGCGCGCCCTCGCTACCGTCCCGTGGGAGAGCCTGCTCCTGCTCGGCGGCGGCTTCGCGCTCGCCGCCGGCGTGCAGCAGAGCGGCCTCTCCGGCTGGCTCGGCGGACAGTTGCGCATCGTCTCGACGATGCCGCCGTTCTCGCAAGTGCTGCTCGCCAGCCTGATGACCGTGGCGCTTTCGGCCGTGGCCTCGAACACGGCAACGGTCGCCGTGATGCTCGTCGTGCTGCGTGACGCCGCGGCGCCGGCGATCCTGCCGAGCGTCCTCTTCGCCTCGACGATCGCCGCCTCCTGCGACTTCGCCTTGCCCGCCGGCACGCCGCCCAACGCCATCGTCTTCGGCAGCGGCTACGTGCGGATCCCGGTGATGGCCCGCACCGGCGTCCTGCTCGACCTCGTCGCCGCGCTGCTCGCGGCGGTGTGGTGCTACTTCGCTGTCCCCGCCGTGCTCGGCTTCTGA
- a CDS encoding aspartate kinase, with protein sequence MRPCVLKFGGTSLATPERIRAVVAILREAAAERPVVAVASALAGVTDGLLVIAERARRCDKAARRDLASLAERHRAALVALAPGDRAASRAVERELGELAAALEGVTLLRELPAGVRDRLASAGERLSVALLAAALRAAGLSASAFDAADLVATDATFGEAEVDLERTRRSVDGRLVPRLGREIPVVPGFYGAAADGRVRLLGRGASDLTATILGACLQAERVEIWTDVDGVLSADPRLVPEAFTLARLTPALAGELAHFGAKVLHPRAVWPAALAGVPIVVANTGHPGRGRSEIVSAADDRAVRAIATRAGVALLRIAAGARSLGELATSALSVLVAARLPVLLVQQAGSGAELLVAVDGTAGEPGRAVLAGMGLSSEVEERLALVAIVGRELAAPARQLLSSAGVSPRLWSEHGTRGAVAAVAAEALAATARRLHAELVVPGAPDRKAA encoded by the coding sequence ATGAGACCGTGTGTGCTGAAGTTCGGCGGCACCTCGCTCGCCACGCCGGAGCGCATCCGCGCGGTCGTCGCGATCCTGCGGGAAGCGGCGGCCGAGCGTCCGGTGGTGGCGGTGGCGTCGGCGCTCGCCGGCGTCACCGACGGTCTGCTGGTGATCGCCGAGCGCGCCCGGCGCTGTGACAAGGCAGCGAGGCGAGACCTCGCCAGCCTGGCCGAGCGACATCGCGCGGCGCTCGTGGCGTTGGCCCCGGGCGACCGAGCGGCCTCCCGAGCCGTGGAGCGGGAGCTCGGCGAGCTGGCGGCGGCGCTCGAGGGTGTCACCTTGCTGCGTGAGCTTCCCGCCGGGGTGCGCGATCGTCTGGCGAGCGCCGGCGAGCGGCTCTCCGTCGCGCTGCTTGCGGCGGCCCTGCGTGCCGCCGGACTCTCCGCCTCGGCGTTCGACGCGGCGGATCTGGTGGCGACCGATGCGACGTTCGGCGAAGCGGAGGTCGACCTCGAGCGGACACGACGGTCGGTCGACGGGCGACTCGTGCCTCGGCTCGGCCGCGAGATCCCGGTGGTCCCGGGCTTCTACGGCGCGGCTGCGGACGGGCGGGTCCGGCTGCTCGGCCGCGGCGCCTCGGATCTCACCGCGACGATCCTCGGCGCCTGCCTGCAGGCGGAGCGGGTCGAGATCTGGACCGACGTCGACGGCGTGCTTTCGGCGGACCCGCGCCTGGTCCCGGAGGCGTTCACGCTCGCACGCCTCACCCCCGCGCTGGCCGGCGAGCTCGCCCACTTCGGCGCCAAGGTGCTCCATCCGCGCGCGGTCTGGCCGGCCGCGTTGGCGGGCGTGCCGATCGTCGTCGCCAACACCGGTCACCCGGGTCGGGGGCGCAGCGAGATCGTCTCCGCGGCGGACGACCGGGCGGTTCGCGCCATCGCGACGCGAGCGGGGGTCGCGCTGTTGCGGATCGCCGCCGGCGCACGATCGCTCGGCGAGCTGGCGACGTCGGCGCTCTCCGTCCTCGTGGCGGCGCGGCTGCCGGTGCTGTTGGTGCAGCAGGCCGGCTCGGGCGCGGAGCTCCTCGTCGCGGTCGACGGGACGGCGGGCGAGCCGGGGCGCGCGGTGCTGGCCGGGATGGGCCTGTCGTCCGAGGTCGAAGAGCGGCTCGCACTGGTGGCGATCGTCGGGCGGGAGCTCGCGGCGCCGGCACGCCAGCTGCTCTCGTCGGCCGGAGTGTCGCCGCGGCTGTGGAGCGAGCATGGAACGCGCGGTGCGGTCGCCGCCGTCGCTGCGGAAGCGCTCGCGGCGACGGCGCGCCGGTTGCACGCCGAGCTGGTGGTGCCGGGTGCGCCCGACCGCAAGGCCGCCTGA
- the metX gene encoding homoserine O-acetyltransferase, which yields MGLAAAGALGPLEAAGPVASRRPGERGRRPGPSPETRHFALSAFTLESGVVLEQVAIAYRTWGELAPSRDNAVVVCHALTGSADVDSWWGDLLGAGRALDPSRDFVVASNVLGSCYGTTGPASLRREGGERWGADFPAVTIRDLVRLQGELLAALGVERIRLVVGGSLGGMQALEWALLFPERVETVAALATNAAHSAWQVAWSEAQRLAIAADPRFRGGAYPVDDPPTGGLAAARAMAMVSYRARAGFEERFARRREADGRFAVARWLARHGERLVDRFDANCYLTLTRAMDTHDLARGRGALASVLGSVRTPVLVGTIPSDVLYPPDEQLALARLLRHGELATIASPHGHDAFLIESAQVDTALRRFRVRTGTAGERPAVSRRRASSALRPLAGGRP from the coding sequence GTGGGGCTTGCCGCCGCCGGTGCTCTCGGCCCGCTCGAGGCCGCGGGCCCGGTTGCCAGTCGGCGGCCAGGAGAGCGGGGTCGGCGCCCGGGTCCTTCGCCGGAGACGCGCCACTTCGCCCTGTCGGCATTCACGCTCGAAAGCGGGGTGGTGCTCGAACAGGTGGCGATCGCCTACCGGACCTGGGGGGAGCTCGCCCCGTCGCGCGACAACGCGGTGGTCGTCTGCCACGCGCTCACCGGCTCGGCAGACGTCGACTCGTGGTGGGGCGATCTGCTCGGCGCCGGCCGCGCGCTCGACCCGTCACGCGACTTCGTCGTGGCGAGCAACGTGCTCGGCTCCTGCTACGGCACGACCGGACCGGCCTCGCTGCGGCGGGAGGGCGGCGAGCGCTGGGGGGCGGACTTCCCGGCGGTGACGATCCGCGACCTCGTGCGCCTGCAGGGCGAGCTGCTCGCCGCGCTGGGGGTCGAGCGGATCCGCCTGGTCGTCGGCGGCTCGCTCGGTGGAATGCAGGCGCTCGAGTGGGCGCTGCTCTTTCCCGAGCGGGTCGAGACGGTGGCGGCCCTCGCCACGAACGCCGCCCATTCGGCCTGGCAGGTGGCGTGGAGCGAAGCGCAGCGGCTGGCGATCGCCGCCGACCCGAGGTTCCGCGGCGGCGCCTATCCCGTGGACGATCCGCCGACCGGCGGCCTGGCCGCGGCGCGGGCGATGGCGATGGTCTCCTACCGCGCGCGGGCGGGCTTCGAGGAGCGGTTCGCGCGCCGGCGCGAGGCCGACGGGCGGTTCGCCGTCGCGCGCTGGCTCGCCCGGCATGGCGAACGGCTGGTCGATCGCTTCGACGCGAACTGCTACCTGACGCTGACTCGGGCGATGGACACGCACGACCTCGCCCGCGGGCGCGGCGCGCTCGCCAGCGTGCTCGGGTCGGTGCGGACACCGGTGCTCGTCGGCACGATTCCGAGCGACGTGCTCTATCCGCCGGACGAGCAACTGGCCCTGGCGCGGCTCCTGCGCCACGGCGAGCTGGCGACGATCGCCTCGCCGCACGGGCACGATGCCTTCCTCATCGAGTCGGCGCAGGTCGACACGGCGCTGCGCCGCTTCCGCGTGCGCACCGGAACCGCCGGCGAACGGCCGGCCGTGTCGCGCCGCCGCGCTTCGTCGGCTCTCCGGCCGCTCGCGGGAGGTCGGCCATGA
- a CDS encoding zinc ribbon domain-containing protein, producing the protein MPIYEFYCPDCHTVFSFFSARIDIAARPACPQCGRPELGRRPSRFATVSRLGSGSEETEGESPIPGLDESRMEQAMEQLAGEMEGLGGMEGDESPDPRQLARFMRRFGEVSGLEPGPKLEEMLHQLENGADPDSFDDELGGDEGDDAAAFAEMFKTKRAAGGKRGGKPRIDDTLHFL; encoded by the coding sequence ATGCCGATCTACGAGTTCTACTGCCCCGACTGCCACACCGTCTTCAGCTTTTTCTCGGCCCGCATCGACATCGCGGCGCGCCCGGCCTGTCCGCAGTGCGGGCGACCCGAGCTCGGGCGGCGCCCGTCGCGCTTTGCCACGGTGTCGCGTCTCGGCTCGGGCAGCGAGGAGACCGAGGGTGAGTCGCCGATCCCCGGCCTCGACGAGTCGCGGATGGAGCAGGCGATGGAGCAGCTCGCCGGCGAGATGGAAGGGCTGGGCGGCATGGAGGGCGACGAGAGCCCCGACCCGCGCCAGCTCGCCCGCTTCATGCGGCGCTTCGGCGAAGTCTCGGGCCTCGAGCCGGGACCGAAGCTCGAGGAGATGCTGCACCAGCTCGAGAACGGCGCCGACCCGGATTCGTTCGACGACGAGCTCGGCGGCGACGAAGGCGACGACGCGGCGGCCTTCGCCGAGATGTTCAAGACGAAGCGCGCCGCGGGCGGCAAGCGCGGCGGCAAGCCGCGGATCGACGACACCCTTCACTTCCTGTGA
- a CDS encoding thiol oxidoreductase, producing the protein MRTNMVAAFGLGLALGVAALAGGGEFGKEVAVPRHLADGEELTMDRTQLLNHGQLLFEAMWTNQEGAGRPLTKGTGKPLTAPGDPLTFPRNFNRISAPDANSCVGCHNLPRSGGGGDIVANVFVLGQRFDHVTFDPNDATPTGASHDERGQFARLDEIANSRLTLGMFGSGYIEMLARQITRDLQRLRDATPAGGATPLIAKGISFGTLARRVDGRWEVSGVEGLGAASLATSGPANPPSLVVRPFHQAGAVVSLREFTNNAFNHHHGIQTEERFGRGVDADGDGFVDEMTRADVTAVTLWQATLPPPGRVIARYRPLEEAVLLGERKFAAIGCAGCHVPSLPLDDWGWFFVEPNPYNPPGNLRPGDAPELKVNLNSEFLPGPRLHADHGVTQVAAFTDFKLHDITSGPDDPNREPLDMHQAAGSDPFFAGNGKFLTKKLWGAANEPPYFHHGKYTTMREAILAHAGEAASSAAGFRALAAAEQDAVIEFLKTLRVLPENASGLVLDEKGLAREWPPEWAAN; encoded by the coding sequence ATGCGGACGAACATGGTCGCAGCGTTCGGGCTGGGTCTGGCGCTCGGCGTCGCCGCGCTGGCCGGCGGCGGCGAATTCGGCAAGGAGGTGGCGGTCCCGCGCCACCTCGCCGACGGCGAAGAGCTGACGATGGACCGCACGCAGTTGCTCAACCACGGGCAACTGCTCTTCGAGGCAATGTGGACCAACCAGGAGGGCGCCGGGCGGCCGCTGACCAAGGGCACCGGCAAGCCGCTCACCGCACCGGGCGATCCGCTGACCTTCCCGCGCAACTTCAATCGCATCTCGGCACCCGACGCGAACTCCTGTGTTGGCTGCCACAACCTGCCCCGCTCGGGCGGCGGCGGCGACATCGTCGCCAACGTCTTCGTGCTCGGTCAGCGCTTCGACCACGTCACCTTCGATCCGAACGACGCCACGCCGACCGGCGCCTCGCACGACGAGCGTGGGCAGTTCGCCCGGCTCGACGAGATCGCCAACAGCCGCTTGACCCTTGGCATGTTCGGCTCCGGCTACATCGAAATGCTGGCGCGCCAGATCACCCGCGATCTGCAGCGCCTGCGTGACGCGACGCCCGCCGGCGGCGCCACGCCGCTCATCGCCAAGGGGATTTCGTTCGGCACCCTCGCCCGGCGCGTCGACGGGAGATGGGAGGTCTCGGGCGTCGAGGGGCTCGGTGCAGCGAGCCTGGCCACCAGCGGTCCGGCGAATCCGCCCAGCCTCGTCGTTCGTCCGTTCCACCAGGCCGGCGCCGTGGTCTCGCTGCGCGAGTTCACCAACAACGCCTTCAATCACCACCACGGCATCCAGACCGAGGAGCGCTTCGGTCGCGGCGTCGACGCCGACGGCGACGGCTTCGTCGACGAGATGACGCGGGCGGACGTCACCGCCGTGACGCTCTGGCAGGCGACCCTGCCGCCGCCCGGACGGGTGATCGCGCGCTATCGCCCACTCGAAGAGGCGGTGCTGCTCGGCGAGCGGAAGTTCGCGGCGATCGGCTGCGCGGGTTGCCACGTCCCGTCGCTGCCGCTCGACGACTGGGGCTGGTTCTTCGTCGAACCGAACCCGTACAACCCGCCGGGGAACCTCCGTCCGGGCGATGCGCCCGAGCTCAAGGTGAACCTCAACAGCGAGTTCTTGCCCGGACCGCGGCTGCACGCCGACCACGGCGTCACCCAGGTCGCCGCCTTCACCGACTTCAAGCTGCACGACATCACGAGCGGTCCGGACGACCCGAACCGCGAGCCGCTCGACATGCATCAGGCGGCCGGCTCGGACCCGTTCTTCGCCGGCAACGGCAAGTTCCTCACCAAGAAGCTCTGGGGCGCCGCCAACGAGCCGCCGTACTTCCACCACGGCAAGTACACGACGATGCGCGAGGCGATCCTGGCTCACGCCGGCGAGGCCGCGTCCTCCGCGGCAGGGTTCCGGGCGCTCGCCGCAGCCGAGCAGGACGCCGTCATCGAATTCCTCAAGACGCTCCGCGTGCTGCCCGAGAACGCTTCGGGCCTGGTGCTCGACGAGAAGGGCCTGGCCCGTGAATGGCCCCCGGAGTGGGCGGCGAACTAG
- a CDS encoding ribulose 1,5-bisphosphate carboxylase, whose product MSAARLRIDYALRPAAGEDATAKAEGIAREQTVELDLALVSRSVREAVVGRVEAVEITGPRRARATLSFPLAAVGDDLPQLLNLLFGNISMQQGVRIEAVGWPEELLAGFVGPRFGIAGLRALSGVPARPLLCAALKPLGLSAQELAALAGRLARGGIDLIKDDHSLVDQPWAPFAERLERCQEAVERANAASGGRTLYLPNLTGNVERLDERAARARAAGCRAALVAPLLVGFDAVRGLAASSGLALLGHPSFTGGLLGRAHGIAPALLWGDLFRLAGCDGTIYPNAGGRFPYSLGECVAVAEHLRRPWGALAPAFPVLGGGMDAAKIRRWRRVYGEDTIFLLGGSLLGQADLEAGARTLRAQMEEAR is encoded by the coding sequence ATGAGCGCCGCCCGCCTCCGGATCGACTATGCGCTGCGCCCCGCCGCGGGAGAGGACGCCACCGCCAAGGCCGAGGGGATCGCACGGGAGCAGACCGTCGAGCTCGACCTCGCCCTGGTTTCGCGATCGGTGCGCGAAGCCGTGGTCGGGCGGGTCGAGGCCGTCGAGATCACGGGCCCGCGTCGCGCGCGAGCGACCCTGTCGTTCCCGCTGGCCGCGGTCGGCGACGACCTGCCGCAACTGCTCAACCTGCTCTTCGGCAACATTTCGATGCAGCAGGGCGTGCGGATCGAAGCGGTCGGCTGGCCGGAGGAGCTCCTCGCCGGTTTCGTCGGCCCGCGCTTCGGGATCGCCGGCTTGCGCGCGCTCTCGGGCGTGCCGGCGCGTCCTCTTCTCTGCGCGGCGCTCAAGCCGCTCGGGCTCTCGGCGCAAGAGCTTGCGGCGCTTGCCGGCCGGCTCGCCCGCGGCGGGATCGACCTGATCAAGGACGACCACTCCCTCGTCGACCAGCCGTGGGCGCCGTTTGCCGAGCGACTCGAGCGCTGCCAGGAGGCGGTCGAGCGGGCCAACGCGGCGAGCGGCGGTCGGACGCTCTACCTGCCGAACCTGACCGGCAACGTCGAGCGACTGGACGAACGGGCGGCGCGCGCTCGCGCCGCCGGCTGTCGCGCCGCGCTCGTCGCCCCGCTGCTCGTCGGGTTCGACGCGGTGCGGGGGCTCGCGGCCTCGAGTGGCCTCGCGCTGCTCGGCCATCCGAGCTTCACCGGGGGGTTGCTCGGGCGAGCCCACGGGATCGCGCCGGCGCTGCTCTGGGGCGACCTGTTCCGTCTCGCCGGATGCGACGGGACGATCTACCCGAATGCCGGCGGGCGCTTCCCCTACTCGCTCGGCGAGTGCGTGGCGGTGGCGGAGCATCTGCGGCGTCCGTGGGGAGCGCTGGCCCCTGCCTTCCCGGTGCTCGGCGGCGGCATGGACGCGGCGAAGATCCGCCGCTGGCGCCGCGTCTACGGCGAGGACACGATCTTCCTCCTCGGCGGAAGTCTTCTCGGACAGGCCGATCTCGAGGCGGGAGCGCGCACGCTGCGTGCGCAGATGGAGGAGGCGAGATGA